From the genome of Psychroserpens ponticola, one region includes:
- the rpmF gene encoding 50S ribosomal protein L32 — MAHPKRKISRTRRDKRRTHYKASVPTIATCPTTGEAHLYHRAHWHEGKLYYRGQVLIDNSEKEENLA; from the coding sequence ATGGCACATCCTAAAAGAAAAATATCTAGAACAAGAAGAGATAAGCGTAGAACACATTATAAAGCATCTGTTCCTACTATTGCTACGTGTCCTACAACAGGAGAAGCACACCTTTACCATAGAGCTCACTGGCATGAAGGTAAATTGTATTACAGAGGTCAAGTATTAATTGACAATTCTGAAAAAGAAGAAAATTTAGCATAA
- a CDS encoding tail fiber domain-containing protein, translating into MKTKLTVLALLISIVTVAQNGINYKAVIKDDLGNVVANSNIDVQISLEIFTLPVYVETHNVDTNANGLIILNIGEGTVVEGAFESIDWKNDKPNLNVQIDIGNGYVDLGSTPFKVVPYAIRAMQNEGLVEIFEGGNRGLRRHNANPDYYGDIGEGAVDLSFSDSDFAPFGAIGDYSFAMGIYASALGTNSLAIGLTADASGRGSIALGSYSEASGNDSFAIGRSAEAISDYAIALGNETVASGEYSTAIGYDSSASENYSTAIGSSVNASGFASMAMGTAITASGDRSTAMGFSTTASGEYSTAMGRSTQAFAYNSTAIGRYNVSGGNATIWNDIDPLFEIGNGTSSTERSNALTVRKNGNHIINSSSTGLTISAESTGIIINNPGQSGVFVSGAENYGASLEGEISGLTTRSSNSENPDLILRGNSSANNSDDAIISSDPTYGSSDFYIRSYDGVIVQLDYDDNESGSFIVRNGDNENSFSVSEGGNIDIYGNVDISGNTDISGNVDIDGTLRIGDEDIEDEGLNQLSFNADLIPAVEGAFSIGSASRRWRYIYATYGNILISDRRNKTNIVSLNYGLKDIMKLNPVSFNFKTDPNGDVKLGLIAQDVLKVIPEIVKTHDWKTDENGNKIKKELERMGVFYSDLIPVLIKAIQEQQKLIDTQKTELNNLSAEIENVKNIDLRVKQLEALLKQ; encoded by the coding sequence ATGAAAACAAAACTTACAGTTTTAGCACTATTAATTTCAATAGTGACAGTAGCCCAAAATGGTATCAACTATAAAGCCGTTATCAAGGATGATTTAGGTAATGTTGTTGCAAATTCCAATATTGATGTTCAAATATCTTTAGAAATTTTTACACTACCAGTATATGTTGAAACGCATAATGTTGATACAAATGCAAATGGTTTAATTATTCTAAACATTGGAGAAGGAACTGTTGTTGAAGGCGCTTTTGAGAGCATTGATTGGAAAAATGATAAACCAAACCTCAATGTACAAATAGATATAGGTAATGGGTATGTAGATTTAGGAAGCACACCATTTAAAGTAGTACCTTATGCCATACGAGCCATGCAAAATGAAGGTTTAGTAGAAATTTTTGAAGGAGGCAATAGAGGTTTAAGACGTCATAATGCTAATCCAGATTATTATGGAGATATTGGAGAAGGCGCAGTTGATTTGAGTTTTTCTGATTCAGATTTTGCTCCTTTTGGAGCCATTGGAGATTATTCTTTTGCTATGGGAATATATGCTTCTGCTTTAGGAACTAACTCCTTGGCTATAGGCTTAACAGCAGATGCATCAGGCAGAGGTTCAATAGCATTAGGGTCTTATTCAGAAGCATCAGGAAATGATTCTTTTGCAATAGGAAGAAGTGCTGAAGCAATATCAGATTACGCAATAGCTTTGGGCAATGAAACTGTTGCTTCAGGTGAATATTCAACAGCAATTGGCTATGATTCAAGCGCATCAGAAAACTACTCCACAGCAATAGGTTCTAGTGTAAATGCATCAGGTTTTGCTTCGATGGCAATGGGTACGGCTATAACAGCTTCAGGTGATAGGTCTACAGCAATGGGATTTAGTACAACAGCTTCAGGCGAATACTCAACAGCAATGGGTAGATCTACGCAAGCATTTGCCTATAACTCAACAGCAATAGGGCGTTACAATGTTAGTGGAGGAAATGCAACTATATGGAATGATATAGATCCACTATTTGAAATTGGTAATGGAACTTCAAGTACAGAAAGAAGTAATGCCTTAACTGTTCGAAAAAATGGAAATCATATTATTAATTCAAGCTCTACAGGTTTAACAATTTCTGCAGAGAGTACAGGGATAATTATTAATAACCCTGGACAAAGTGGTGTTTTTGTATCTGGAGCTGAAAACTATGGAGCAAGTTTAGAGGGTGAAATATCTGGTCTAACAACTAGAAGCTCAAATAGTGAGAATCCCGATCTTATTTTAAGAGGAAATAGTTCAGCTAATAATAGTGATGACGCTATTATTTCATCAGATCCTACTTATGGAAGTAGTGATTTTTACATCAGAAGTTATGATGGAGTCATAGTTCAGTTGGATTATGATGATAATGAATCTGGCTCTTTTATTGTAAGAAATGGAGATAATGAAAATTCGTTTTCTGTTAGTGAAGGTGGAAATATTGACATTTATGGTAATGTGGATATTTCAGGTAATACAGATATATCAGGAAATGTCGATATAGATGGGACTTTACGAATAGGAGATGAAGATATTGAGGATGAAGGATTAAACCAACTTTCATTTAATGCAGATTTAATACCTGCTGTTGAAGGTGCTTTTAGTATTGGAAGTGCATCTCGCAGATGGAGATATATTTATGCTACCTATGGAAATATTCTTATCTCAGATAGAAGAAATAAAACAAATATTGTGTCATTAAACTACGGATTAAAAGATATTATGAAACTAAATCCTGTAAGTTTTAATTTTAAAACAGATCCAAACGGCGACGTCAAGTTAGGTTTAATAGCTCAAGATGTATTGAAAGTCATTCCAGAAATTGTAAAAACACACGACTGGAAAACTGATGAGAATGGTAATAAAATAAAAAAGGAGCTAGAGCGAATGGGTGTGTTCTACTCAGATTTAATACCTGTACTTATCAAAGCCATTCAAGAGCAACAAAAACTTATAGATACTCAAAAAACAGAGTTAAATAATCTATCCGCAGAAATAGAAAACGTAAAAAATATTGATTTACGTGTAAAGCAATTAGAAGCACTATTAAAACAGTAA
- a CDS encoding LytR/AlgR family response regulator transcription factor gives MLTAIIVEDLLDAMLLLKSDIEKHHPEIKIINTAKSVVEAAKVLRTTDPDILFLDIMLGDGTGFDVLEIFPELKSKIIFVTASDEFAIKAFKFAAIDYVLKPYAQEELTQAIERAKQQIQPNKERLNILKQTLNSPDKKPDKISLHTLDKIIIVNLDDIIRCESDSNNTMFHLQDGRKIFVTKTLKYFADLLKPYGFLRVHQSHLVNLQCISAFIKTDGGYLMLKNGKSVPVSVRKKSEVIEVLDQMHR, from the coding sequence ATGTTAACTGCAATTATAGTAGAAGATTTATTAGATGCAATGCTGCTTTTAAAAAGTGATATTGAAAAGCATCATCCAGAAATAAAAATTATAAACACAGCCAAAAGTGTAGTTGAAGCGGCAAAAGTGTTACGCACTACTGATCCAGACATTTTGTTTTTAGATATTATGCTAGGTGATGGTACTGGGTTTGATGTTCTTGAGATTTTCCCAGAATTAAAATCTAAGATTATTTTTGTCACAGCAAGTGATGAATTTGCAATTAAAGCGTTCAAATTTGCTGCAATTGATTATGTTTTAAAGCCTTATGCGCAAGAAGAATTAACACAAGCAATAGAAAGAGCTAAACAACAAATTCAACCAAATAAAGAACGACTAAACATTTTAAAACAAACGTTAAATTCTCCAGATAAGAAGCCAGATAAAATCTCGCTACACACTTTAGATAAAATTATAATTGTCAACTTAGATGATATTATTCGTTGTGAATCTGATAGTAATAATACAATGTTTCATCTTCAAGACGGAAGAAAAATATTTGTAACTAAAACTCTAAAGTATTTTGCAGATCTATTAAAACCTTATGGGTTTTTGAGAGTGCATCAAAGCCATTTAGTCAATTTGCAATGCATAAGTGCGTTTATTAAAACAGATGGTGGCTATTTAATGCTTAAAAACGGAAAAAGTGTTCCAGTATCAGTGAGAAAAAAATCTGAAGTCATTGAAGTTTTAGACCAAATGCACAGATAG
- a CDS encoding beta-ketoacyl-ACP synthase III has translation MSKITAAITGVGAYLPEYKLTNQILETMVETNDEWITTRTGIKERRILKEEGKGTSFLAINAANDLINKKGLDPKDIELVIVATATPDMKAASTAAFTATEIGATNAFSFDLEAACSSFLFGMSVASSYIESGKYKNVLLIGADKNSSFINYKDRATCIIFGDGAGAVLFEPNNEGLGLQDELLRSNGEGREFLQATYGGSSYPINADTFNEGKHYVFQEGKTVFKNAVFNMADVTERIIERNNLTNDDISWLAAHQANKRIIEATAKRVSLDPAKVMMNIHKYGNTTSATLPLLLHDYESQLKKGDKIIFAAFGGGFTWGSIYLKWAYNS, from the coding sequence ATGAGTAAAATCACAGCTGCAATAACAGGTGTAGGAGCTTATTTACCTGAATATAAATTGACCAACCAAATTTTGGAAACCATGGTCGAGACTAATGACGAATGGATTACCACACGTACAGGTATTAAAGAACGTAGAATTCTTAAAGAAGAAGGTAAAGGAACATCTTTCCTTGCTATAAATGCTGCAAACGACCTTATAAATAAAAAAGGACTTGATCCCAAAGACATTGAATTAGTCATTGTTGCTACAGCAACTCCAGATATGAAAGCGGCTTCAACCGCAGCTTTTACTGCCACAGAAATAGGTGCAACCAATGCCTTTTCATTCGATTTAGAAGCTGCTTGTTCGAGTTTTCTATTCGGAATGTCTGTTGCTTCGAGTTATATTGAATCTGGTAAATACAAAAATGTGTTGCTTATTGGTGCAGATAAAAACTCATCTTTTATAAATTATAAAGATAGAGCTACCTGTATTATTTTTGGAGATGGAGCAGGTGCTGTACTATTTGAACCAAATAACGAAGGTCTAGGACTACAAGATGAATTATTAAGAAGCAATGGTGAAGGAAGAGAGTTCCTTCAAGCGACTTATGGAGGATCTTCATATCCAATTAATGCAGATACATTTAATGAAGGAAAGCACTACGTGTTTCAAGAGGGAAAGACTGTATTTAAGAATGCTGTCTTTAACATGGCAGATGTAACCGAACGTATTATTGAAAGAAATAACTTAACAAATGATGATATTTCTTGGTTAGCAGCACACCAAGCTAACAAACGCATCATTGAAGCCACGGCAAAGAGAGTCTCTCTAGATCCTGCCAAGGTGATGATGAACATTCATAAGTATGGAAATACAACATCGGCAACACTACCATTATTATTACACGATTACGAATCACAATTAAAAAAAGGTGATAAGATTATATTCGCAGCATTTGGAGGCGGATTTACTTGGGGCTCAATATATTTGAAATGGGCTTATAATTCCTAA
- a CDS encoding SH3 domain-containing protein, with translation MRTLKNTQENKTMSTSKRIVQSLLIVAVLFIASDVFSQTKEVEFDVYTTSATKASKYLLADDVALRDCPSVQCEQLTTINIGTNVRLLAKSETPHTINGIKSKWYKVKMGSQIGWIFGGMISQKTMVSNTNPEIRFVFGEAGFDFKGNKQFQVRALKNGIQVDKIVFQSERLSHANITLLNQKDKKSTVDVITLNNTLDAASYIVFKNNKLQKTNTLVASNMTKPIYTGLSYVFCEGEEN, from the coding sequence ATGAGAACTTTAAAGAACACCCAAGAAAACAAAACAATGTCTACTTCAAAAAGAATAGTACAAAGCCTTTTAATTGTAGCTGTATTATTTATTGCATCAGATGTATTTTCACAAACTAAAGAAGTCGAATTTGATGTCTACACAACATCAGCAACAAAAGCATCAAAATATTTATTAGCAGATGATGTTGCACTTCGTGATTGCCCTTCAGTACAATGCGAACAATTAACAACCATAAATATTGGAACCAATGTGAGATTGTTAGCAAAGAGCGAAACACCACATACCATAAACGGAATTAAAAGCAAATGGTATAAAGTAAAAATGGGTTCGCAAATCGGATGGATTTTTGGAGGAATGATCTCTCAAAAAACAATGGTAAGTAACACCAATCCAGAAATAAGATTTGTTTTTGGTGAAGCTGGATTTGATTTTAAAGGAAATAAACAATTTCAAGTAAGAGCTTTAAAAAATGGAATTCAGGTCGATAAAATTGTATTCCAATCAGAGCGATTAAGTCATGCTAATATTACATTATTGAATCAAAAAGACAAGAAATCAACAGTAGATGTTATTACACTTAATAATACATTAGATGCTGCATCTTACATTGTATTTAAAAATAATAAACTTCAAAAAACGAACACTTTAGTTGCTAGTAACATGACTAAACCAATATACACTGGCTTGTCATATGTGTTTTGCGAAGGAGAAGAAAATTAA
- a CDS encoding riboflavin synthase: protein MFTGIIEDLGSVIKLENERENLHLTIQSKITHELKIDQSVSHNGICLTVVHIKDDTYTVTAIKETLDKTNLSELKNGDQINLERAMKLGDRLDGHIVQGHVDQTAICKLIEEVDGSWVYTFEYDKSLKNITIEKGSITVNGVSLTVVNSKSNRFSVAIIPYTYEHTNFNMFTKGTVVNLEFDVVGKYIKRLYDIR from the coding sequence ATGTTTACAGGTATTATTGAAGATTTAGGGAGTGTTATCAAATTAGAAAATGAACGGGAAAACCTTCATCTAACTATACAGTCTAAAATAACACATGAATTAAAAATTGATCAAAGTGTTTCTCATAATGGTATTTGTTTAACAGTTGTGCATATTAAAGATGACACTTATACGGTTACAGCAATTAAAGAGACGCTAGACAAGACTAATCTTAGCGAATTAAAAAATGGAGATCAAATAAATCTAGAGAGAGCAATGAAATTAGGCGACAGACTTGATGGCCACATTGTTCAAGGTCATGTTGATCAAACAGCAATTTGTAAATTGATTGAAGAAGTAGACGGAAGTTGGGTTTACACCTTTGAATACGATAAAAGTCTAAAAAACATTACTATTGAAAAGGGATCAATAACGGTTAATGGTGTTAGCTTAACTGTTGTGAATTCTAAATCAAATAGATTTAGTGTAGCAATAATACCTTATACATATGAGCACACTAATTTTAACATGTTTACTAAGGGAACTGTTGTAAATTTAGAATTTGATGTCGTTGGAAAATATATAAAGAGACTCTACGATATCAGATAA
- a CDS encoding ligand-binding sensor domain-containing protein, with protein MQSQNKQLRAYTLEDGLPQSQVYALTLDAKGYLWLGTQGGGLARFDGSDFKVFNKTHGLASNYIHAIKASNDTLFLGTQKGISVKVKDVFYNIKTPQVNEILKFGHTVYALTDNGLYKLINGISVEKVKLHSVINNSQINDLVFDGNYFWVATNNGLWKLSALNSEAKTIEQLDHNDYIDLAILDAKIFASTFNYGTLVIETQNFEDAYLIRTPLRINSISIQNSNQLWIATDNEGVSVVDTETFKVLFTIKNTNGLSTSDVREVLSDQHGNIWIGTSGGGLYKYFQNSFKHYNIETGLNGNRIYAVHHNENGLWVSNSEAGLMKIDPMGIHDVELPEAFSQVKIKSITSDKNGNIWAGSDGKGLVFKGKVLSDSIAIDTLKKSKKRIPIERLKTKIFNTENGFPFDWIRTIHTENDTVWAATYSNGIVKFSYDPELDDITIYRTYSSLEGLEDVYIMDMTKDDDGRLWYATKNGHLGYLKENRITHLGLALDQDISINSIVVQNSTVFLGTAGNGVWWSNDTNFSVFKKLKGTKNLTSENVYQLIFDDQGYLWIGSEKGVDKVELSKDYDINDVFFFGRNDGFLGIETCLNAVDKDHKGHLWFGAINGLTEYQPTDISLNLKKPKLFLEDVKVAYKSIDTINLSLWSNSDKVLRLNPNQNQVSFSFKSIDVNHPNGIEYRYKLNDNDWSLWSTNNTQDFSELNYGAHKFITQSRNYRWIESEPTRFSFFIEKPLYKKTWFQWLIIGITVLIFVFSILQYVKRLKNKNRKEQERLQLENHLLTLEQKALRLQMNPHFIFNVLNGIKAMAPTKPEKMNDTVNSFATLLRETLVNSRKDKIGLDQEIKTLKHYIEVERLMAEESFEYDIILNTDLDVEEILIPPMLIQPFVENAIRHGILKGPRKGKLKVQFDTTDEILKVAIEDNGIGIYNSQQQKPKTDHQSMALKVTRERLESISGKDALKINETKQKDGTIDGTTIVFKIPLETDY; from the coding sequence ATGCAATCTCAAAATAAGCAACTTAGAGCCTATACTTTAGAAGATGGTTTACCTCAATCTCAAGTATATGCTTTAACGTTAGATGCCAAAGGATATTTGTGGTTAGGTACTCAAGGTGGTGGTTTAGCGCGTTTTGATGGAAGTGATTTTAAAGTGTTTAATAAAACACACGGATTAGCTTCTAATTATATTCACGCAATTAAGGCTTCGAATGACACACTGTTCTTAGGAACTCAAAAAGGGATTTCTGTTAAGGTTAAAGACGTCTTTTATAATATAAAAACACCTCAGGTTAATGAAATTTTAAAGTTTGGACATACAGTTTATGCATTAACTGATAACGGGCTTTATAAATTAATCAATGGCATTTCCGTAGAAAAAGTAAAATTACATTCAGTAATAAACAATAGTCAAATCAATGATTTGGTTTTTGATGGAAATTATTTTTGGGTAGCAACCAACAACGGACTTTGGAAATTAAGTGCTCTAAATTCTGAAGCAAAAACAATAGAACAATTGGATCACAATGATTATATAGATCTTGCAATTTTAGATGCAAAGATTTTTGCGTCAACATTTAATTATGGCACACTGGTCATTGAAACTCAAAACTTTGAAGACGCATATTTAATTAGAACACCTTTAAGAATCAATAGTATCTCAATTCAAAATAGTAATCAACTTTGGATCGCGACCGATAATGAAGGCGTTTCTGTTGTTGATACCGAAACATTTAAAGTGCTTTTTACTATTAAAAACACAAACGGACTTTCTACGTCTGATGTTAGAGAAGTGTTATCTGATCAACACGGAAACATTTGGATTGGCACTTCAGGAGGAGGCTTGTATAAATATTTTCAAAACAGTTTCAAGCACTATAATATTGAAACCGGTTTAAATGGAAACCGAATTTATGCTGTTCATCACAATGAAAATGGCTTATGGGTTTCAAATTCTGAAGCTGGATTAATGAAAATTGATCCAATGGGAATTCATGATGTAGAACTTCCTGAAGCCTTTTCACAAGTCAAAATAAAATCCATTACGAGTGATAAAAATGGAAATATTTGGGCTGGATCTGATGGTAAAGGATTAGTGTTTAAAGGGAAAGTGCTCTCAGATTCGATTGCTATTGATACATTAAAAAAATCAAAAAAGAGAATTCCTATAGAACGCCTTAAAACAAAAATATTTAATACTGAAAATGGCTTCCCTTTTGATTGGATAAGAACCATACATACTGAAAATGATACAGTTTGGGCAGCGACATATTCTAACGGAATTGTGAAGTTTAGTTACGATCCTGAATTAGATGATATAACCATTTATAGAACTTATTCGAGCCTTGAAGGATTAGAAGATGTTTATATAATGGATATGACTAAAGATGATGATGGTCGATTATGGTATGCAACAAAAAATGGTCATTTAGGGTATTTAAAAGAAAATCGAATCACACATTTAGGATTGGCTTTAGATCAGGATATTTCAATTAATTCTATTGTAGTTCAAAATAGCACTGTGTTCTTAGGAACTGCTGGTAATGGAGTATGGTGGTCTAACGACACAAATTTTAGTGTGTTTAAAAAATTAAAAGGAACTAAAAATCTAACGTCAGAAAATGTGTATCAACTCATTTTTGATGATCAAGGTTATTTATGGATTGGTTCAGAAAAGGGTGTAGATAAAGTAGAATTAAGTAAAGATTATGATATTAATGATGTTTTTTTCTTCGGAAGAAATGATGGTTTCTTAGGTATTGAAACATGCTTAAACGCAGTTGATAAAGACCATAAAGGACATCTATGGTTTGGTGCTATTAATGGTTTAACTGAGTATCAACCAACAGATATTAGTCTAAATCTTAAAAAGCCCAAACTTTTTTTAGAGGATGTAAAAGTGGCTTACAAAAGTATTGACACAATTAATTTGTCACTTTGGAGTAATTCAGACAAAGTGTTGAGGTTAAATCCAAATCAAAATCAAGTTAGTTTTTCTTTTAAAAGTATAGATGTCAATCATCCAAACGGAATTGAATATCGTTATAAATTAAATGATAACGATTGGAGTCTTTGGTCTACAAATAATACTCAAGATTTTTCAGAACTCAATTATGGAGCACATAAATTTATTACTCAATCAAGAAACTATAGATGGATTGAAAGTGAACCAACTCGATTTTCATTTTTCATTGAAAAACCTCTATATAAAAAAACATGGTTTCAGTGGTTAATTATTGGAATTACAGTATTAATATTTGTTTTTTCAATTCTTCAATATGTAAAGCGCTTAAAGAATAAAAACAGAAAAGAACAAGAACGATTGCAATTAGAAAACCATTTATTAACGCTAGAACAAAAGGCTTTGCGTTTACAAATGAATCCGCATTTTATTTTTAATGTACTAAACGGAATTAAGGCGATGGCTCCAACAAAACCTGAAAAAATGAATGATACAGTGAATAGTTTTGCTACGCTTTTAAGAGAAACATTAGTAAATTCTAGAAAAGATAAGATTGGTTTAGATCAAGAAATTAAAACATTAAAACATTATATTGAAGTTGAGCGTTTAATGGCTGAAGAATCTTTTGAATATGATATTATTTTGAATACCGATTTAGATGTTGAAGAAATTTTAATTCCTCCAATGTTAATTCAACCTTTTGTCGAAAACGCAATTCGACATGGGATTTTAAAAGGTCCAAGAAAAGGAAAACTCAAAGTTCAATTTGACACCACAGATGAAATTTTGAAAGTAGCCATTGAAGATAATGGTATCGGGATTTATAACTCTCAACAACAAAAGCCAAAAACAGATCATCAATCCATGGCTCTTAAAGTTACAAGAGAACGATTAGAGTCTATATCTGGCAAAGATGCTTTGAAAATAAATGAAACAAAACAAAAAGACGGAACGATTGATGGCACAACAATAGTGTTTAAAATCCCGTTAGAAACTGATTATTAG
- the pdxA gene encoding 4-hydroxythreonine-4-phosphate dehydrogenase PdxA has product MKKENKIKLGISIGDLNGIGSEIIIKTFEDNRMLEFCTPVIFASIKTMSFFKKHFKSNINFHGINHTDQIVEGKVNVLNVWKENVIIKFGEENVKIGQYSVKSLEKATEALKTEAIDVLVTAPIHKHNIQSESFKFPGHTNYLAEKLGGESLMFMVTENLKVGLLTDHVPVKDVPKQITSELIIKKIDTVYNSLVKDFRISKPKIAVLGINPHAGDNGVIGNEDDNVLKPTLEKIRENKKLVYGPYSADSFFGSGNYKNFDAVIAAYHDQGLIPFKTIAFGHGVNYTAGLNRVRTSPDHGTAFEIAGKGEADNGSFKEAVFSAIQIFKNRTEFETISSNPLKQRPKKI; this is encoded by the coding sequence ATGAAGAAAGAGAATAAAATAAAATTAGGAATTTCAATTGGAGACCTTAACGGTATCGGTTCAGAAATCATTATAAAAACATTTGAAGACAATAGGATGTTGGAGTTTTGTACACCTGTTATTTTTGCTTCAATAAAAACAATGTCTTTTTTTAAAAAGCATTTTAAAAGTAATATTAATTTTCATGGAATTAATCATACAGATCAAATTGTTGAAGGAAAAGTGAATGTACTTAATGTTTGGAAAGAAAATGTGATTATTAAGTTTGGTGAAGAGAATGTTAAGATTGGTCAGTATTCAGTTAAATCTCTTGAGAAAGCAACTGAAGCGTTAAAAACAGAAGCAATAGATGTACTCGTAACTGCGCCAATTCATAAACACAATATCCAATCTGAAAGTTTTAAATTTCCTGGTCACACTAATTATTTAGCCGAAAAACTTGGAGGTGAAAGCCTTATGTTTATGGTTACTGAAAACCTAAAAGTAGGATTGCTTACAGACCATGTGCCAGTAAAAGATGTACCTAAGCAAATCACTTCAGAACTCATTATAAAAAAAATTGACACAGTTTATAATTCTTTAGTTAAAGATTTTAGAATCAGTAAACCTAAAATTGCTGTTTTAGGTATCAATCCTCATGCTGGTGATAATGGTGTCATTGGAAATGAAGATGATAATGTGTTGAAACCAACCTTAGAAAAAATTAGAGAAAACAAAAAACTAGTTTACGGACCATATTCAGCTGATAGTTTTTTCGGTTCAGGTAATTATAAAAACTTTGATGCTGTAATTGCTGCTTATCACGATCAAGGTTTAATCCCTTTCAAAACCATAGCGTTTGGACATGGTGTAAACTATACTGCAGGACTTAATAGAGTAAGAACATCTCCAGATCATGGTACAGCTTTTGAAATTGCAGGAAAAGGTGAAGCTGACAATGGTTCGTTTAAAGAAGCGGTTTTCTCAGCCATTCAAATTTTTAAGAATAGGACTGAATTTGAAACAATCTCCAGCAACCCTTTAAAACAAAGGCCAAAAAAGATATAA
- the accB gene encoding acetyl-CoA carboxylase biotin carboxyl carrier protein produces MDIKEIQNLIKFVAKSGASEVKLEMDDIKITIRTGSEDRGESTTYVQQIPMNQPVAQAIPAVAPAVASAATVVETESSSDDSKYITIKSPIIGTFYRKPSPDKPVFVEVGTSIGEGDVLCVIEAMKLFNEIESEVSGKIVKILVDDSSPVEFDQPLFLVDPS; encoded by the coding sequence ATGGATATTAAGGAAATTCAAAACTTAATCAAATTTGTAGCCAAATCAGGCGCAAGTGAGGTTAAATTAGAAATGGATGATATTAAAATCACCATTAGAACCGGTTCAGAAGATAGAGGAGAATCAACTACTTACGTTCAACAAATACCGATGAATCAACCAGTAGCTCAAGCAATACCAGCTGTAGCTCCTGCAGTTGCTTCTGCTGCTACAGTAGTAGAAACAGAATCTTCATCAGATGATTCAAAATATATTACTATTAAATCACCAATCATTGGAACGTTTTATCGTAAGCCATCTCCAGACAAACCTGTATTTGTTGAGGTAGGAACTTCAATCGGAGAAGGTGATGTGCTTTGTGTTATTGAAGCAATGAAATTGTTTAATGAAATAGAATCTGAAGTGTCAGGGAAAATCGTTAAAATTTTAGTTGATGATTCTTCACCAGTAGAATTTGATCAACCATTATTCTTAGTTGATCCATCATAA
- a CDS encoding YceD family protein — protein MKPLNDYTIPYVGLKIGKHHFDYQIDKKFFEYFEYDDFNDVDVKTELIFEKKTTLLELHFQVSGFVNVNCDLTNEPYNQDVNGMFDLVVKFGDEYNDDFEDIVILPHGEYEINVAQFIYELIILSMPAKRIHPGVEDGTLDSEILKKLEELSPKGLKEKEETSEDIDPRWNTLKKLLTDK, from the coding sequence ATGAAGCCTTTAAACGACTATACCATACCATATGTTGGTCTTAAGATAGGAAAGCATCATTTTGATTATCAGATTGATAAAAAGTTCTTTGAGTATTTTGAGTATGATGATTTTAATGATGTAGATGTCAAAACAGAGTTGATTTTTGAAAAGAAAACAACACTGTTAGAGTTGCATTTCCAAGTTTCGGGCTTTGTAAATGTTAATTGTGATCTTACAAATGAACCCTATAATCAAGATGTAAACGGCATGTTTGATCTGGTTGTTAAGTTTGGAGATGAATATAATGATGATTTTGAAGACATCGTTATTTTACCTCATGGTGAGTATGAAATAAATGTTGCACAGTTTATATATGAGTTAATCATATTATCAATGCCAGCAAAACGAATACATCCAGGAGTTGAAGATGGTACATTAGATTCAGAGATACTTAAAAAATTAGAAGAGTTAAGCCCAAAAGGCTTAAAAGAAAAAGAAGAAACATCTGAGGATATAGATCCTCGTTGGAATACATTAAAAAAACTATTAACGGATAAATAA